From the genome of Halobacterium sp. R2-5:
AGGACAACGCCGGCCGGCGCCCCGGCCGCGACGCGCCGGGCCTCGACGTGAACGCGGACGGCGACGTCGTCGACGTGACGCCGGACCGCGAGCAGGTCAAGGAGGTGTTCGACGCCTACGAGCCGGGCGCGGGCGAGACGCTCGACGACTACCTCGCGAAGTCCCGGGAGAACTACGAGGTGGGGATGGAGCACTTCGTCTACGAGGACCGCCCCCGAATCCGGGACTGGCTCGACCCGGACCTCGCGGAGTACGCCCGCGGGCTCAGCCTGCTCGGGTCGATGCAGGACCACGTCGAGGGCTACTTCGACCACCCGAAGCTCCAGCAGATCATGCAGTACACGCTCGTGTTCCTCGGCGGCGCGCCGAACACGACCCCCGCGCTGTACAACCTGATGAGCCACGTGGACTTCAACCTCGGCGTCTACTACCCCGAGGGCGGCATGTCCGGGGTCGCGGACGGCATCGCCGACCTCGCGGCGGAGCTGGGCGTGGAGTTCCGCACGAACCACCCGGTCACGAAGATTCACGGCTACCGCGGCGGGTTCAAAGTCGAGACCGACGGGGAGACCGACGTGCTCGCGGACGTGGTGGTCTCGGACGCCGACTACGCCCACACCGAGCAGGAGTTACTCCCGCCCGAGAAGCGCCAGTACGACGCCGACTACTGGGAGTCCCGGACGTACGCGCCATCGGCGTTCCTGCTGTACCTCGGCGTGGAGGGCGACGTCGAGCCGCTCGCCCACCACACGCTCGTGCTGCCCTCCGACTGGGAGGCGCACTTCGGCCAGATTTTCGACGACCCCGAGTGGCCAGACGACCCCGCGTACTACCTCTGCGTGCCGTCGAAGACCGACGACTCGGTCGCGCCCGACGGCCACAGCAACCTCTTCGCGCTCGTCCCCATCGCGCCCGGTCTCGACGACACGCCCGAGGTCCGCGAGGAGTACCGCGACCTCGTGCTCGACGACATCGCGGAGAACACCGGCGTCGACCTCCGGGACCGCATCGTCGTCGAGGAGCGGTTCTCCGTCTCCGAGTTCGCCGACCGCTACAACAGCTATCGTGGAACTGCGCTCGGGCTCGCGCACACGCTCCGGCAGACGTCGCTGTTCCGGCCGCCCCACCGCTCGGAGGCCCTCGACGGCCTCTACTTCACCGGGTCGTTCACCACGCCGGGCATCGGCGTGCCGATGTGCCTCATCAGCGGCGAGATCACGGCCGACTGCGTGCTCGAAGACGCGTAGATGCTGCGCTACCTCCTCGTCCTCTCCCGGCCGCGGTTCTGGTTCTACCTCGCCGGCCCCGTCGTCGTCGGCGTCGCGTACGCGGCCGGGACCGTCCCCGAGCTGTTCTCGCTGCCCGCGGTCGCGCTGTTCGCGTACTTCCTCGTGCCCGCGAACGTCTTCCTCTACGGCGTCAACGACGTCTTCGACCGCGACGTCGACGAGGTGAACCCGAAGAAAGAGGAGAAGGAGGCGCGGTTCCGGGGCGGCCGCGCAGTCGCCGCGGTCGTCGTCCTCTCGGGGCTCCTGCTCGTCCCAGTCGCCGCAGTGCTGCCGGCAGTCGCGTACCCGTGGCTCGCCGCGTGGGTCGTCCTCTCCGTGGAGTACAGCGCGCCGCCGCTCCGATTCAAGACGACGCCGCTGCTGGACTCCGCGTCGAACGGCCTCTACATCCTCCCGGGGGCCGCCGCGTACGCCGCGGTCGCCGGCCAGCAGCCGCCGCTGCTCGCGGTCGCCGGCGGCTGGCTGTGGGCGATGGGGATGCACACGTTCTCCGCCATCCCCGACATCGAGCCCGACCGCGAGGCCGGCATCACTACCACCGCCACCGCGCTCGGCGAGCGCCGCACGTACGTCTACTGCGCGGCGTGCTGGCTCGCCTCGGCCGCCGTCTTCGCGGCCGTCGACTGGCGGCTCGGCGCCGTCCTGCTCGCGTACCCCGTACTCGTCACCGGTATCGTCGCCTCGGACGTGGACGTCGACCGCGCGTACTGGTGGTACCCGTTCGTGAACACCGCCGTCGGCGCCGCGCTCACCATCGGCGCGCTCTGGAGGCTCGCGAATGGGTGACGCTCGCG
Proteins encoded in this window:
- the crtI gene encoding phytoene desaturase family protein, whose amino-acid sequence is MNALSGKSVAVVGAGFGGLSTACYLADAGADVTVVEKNEQVGGRASALERDGFTFDMGPSWYLMPDVFEQFFGDFGREPSEYYSLEHLDPHYRIFFKDNAGRRPGRDAPGLDVNADGDVVDVTPDREQVKEVFDAYEPGAGETLDDYLAKSRENYEVGMEHFVYEDRPRIRDWLDPDLAEYARGLSLLGSMQDHVEGYFDHPKLQQIMQYTLVFLGGAPNTTPALYNLMSHVDFNLGVYYPEGGMSGVADGIADLAAELGVEFRTNHPVTKIHGYRGGFKVETDGETDVLADVVVSDADYAHTEQELLPPEKRQYDADYWESRTYAPSAFLLYLGVEGDVEPLAHHTLVLPSDWEAHFGQIFDDPEWPDDPAYYLCVPSKTDDSVAPDGHSNLFALVPIAPGLDDTPEVREEYRDLVLDDIAENTGVDLRDRIVVEERFSVSEFADRYNSYRGTALGLAHTLRQTSLFRPPHRSEALDGLYFTGSFTTPGIGVPMCLISGEITADCVLEDA
- a CDS encoding prenyltransferase — protein: MLRYLLVLSRPRFWFYLAGPVVVGVAYAAGTVPELFSLPAVALFAYFLVPANVFLYGVNDVFDRDVDEVNPKKEEKEARFRGGRAVAAVVVLSGLLLVPVAAVLPAVAYPWLAAWVVLSVEYSAPPLRFKTTPLLDSASNGLYILPGAAAYAAVAGQQPPLLAVAGGWLWAMGMHTFSAIPDIEPDREAGITTTATALGERRTYVYCAACWLASAAVFAAVDWRLGAVLLAYPVLVTGIVASDVDVDRAYWWYPFVNTAVGAALTIGALWRLANG